In uncultured Ilyobacter sp., a genomic segment contains:
- the gdhA gene encoding NADP-specific glutamate dehydrogenase translates to MSILSEVLSDVKKRDPHEPEFHQAVEEVFESLEPVAKIHPEWVEAGIFQRIVEPERQITFRVPWIDDNGKVQVNRGIRVQFNSAIGPYKGGLRFHPSVYPGIIKFLGFEQIFKNSLTGLPMGGGKGGSDFDPKGKSDREVMRFCQSFMLELSRHIGPFTDVPAGDIGVGKREIGYMFGMYKKIKNEFTGVLTGKDLNYGGSLVRTQATGYGVCYFMEEALKAIKDKSFKDSTVVVSGSGNVAIYAAEKASQLGGKVVAMSDSKGYIYDPQGIDIETMKKIKEVERKRIDEYLKYHPEAIYTDGSSNIWSVKCDIALPCATQNELDENAAKTLIENGCFAVGEGANMPCTPEAVHLFIKKNLVFAPGKASNAGGVATSGLEMSQNSMRYSWTFEEVDSKLKEIMKDIFRNTHETAKKYGFENNLVAGANIAGFVKVASAMYSQGL, encoded by the coding sequence ATGAGTATCTTATCAGAAGTTCTATCAGATGTAAAAAAAAGAGATCCACATGAGCCTGAATTTCACCAGGCTGTAGAAGAGGTCTTTGAATCATTAGAACCAGTTGCAAAAATCCATCCTGAATGGGTTGAGGCTGGAATATTCCAAAGGATAGTCGAACCGGAAAGACAGATCACTTTCAGAGTTCCATGGATAGATGACAATGGAAAAGTACAGGTAAACAGAGGTATAAGAGTCCAGTTCAACTCTGCCATCGGACCCTATAAAGGAGGGCTTAGATTTCACCCCTCTGTATATCCCGGTATTATAAAATTTTTAGGCTTTGAGCAGATTTTTAAAAATTCCCTTACAGGACTCCCTATGGGTGGAGGAAAGGGGGGCTCGGACTTCGATCCAAAAGGAAAGTCAGACAGAGAGGTTATGAGATTCTGTCAGAGCTTCATGCTAGAACTCTCAAGGCATATAGGACCTTTTACGGACGTCCCTGCAGGTGATATAGGGGTTGGTAAAAGAGAGATCGGCTATATGTTTGGAATGTACAAAAAAATTAAAAATGAATTTACAGGAGTATTAACTGGAAAGGACTTAAACTACGGAGGAAGTCTTGTGAGAACTCAGGCCACTGGCTACGGGGTGTGCTACTTCATGGAAGAAGCATTAAAAGCCATAAAGGACAAATCCTTCAAAGATTCCACCGTTGTAGTATCAGGCTCTGGAAATGTGGCTATCTACGCTGCAGAAAAGGCCTCTCAGCTAGGTGGAAAGGTTGTGGCTATGAGTGATTCAAAGGGTTATATTTATGACCCTCAGGGGATAGATATAGAGACTATGAAAAAAATAAAAGAGGTAGAAAGAAAAAGAATAGATGAATATCTAAAATATCATCCAGAGGCAATATACACTGATGGAAGTTCCAATATATGGAGTGTCAAATGTGACATTGCCCTTCCTTGTGCAACTCAAAATGAGCTAGACGAAAATGCAGCCAAGACCCTTATTGAAAACGGATGCTTCGCAGTGGGAGAGGGAGCAAATATGCCTTGCACTCCAGAGGCCGTCCATCTTTTCATAAAAAAGAATCTTGTCTTTGCTCCCGGAAAAGCATCTAATGCAGGAGGGGTTGCCACTTCAGGTCTTGAGATGAGTCAAAACAGCATGAGATATTCCTGGACTTTTGAAGAGGTCGATTCAAAATTAAAAGAGATCATGAAAGATATCTTTAGAAACACACATGAGACAGCAAAAAAATATGGTTTCGAAAATAACCTGGTGGCAGGTGCTAATATAGCAGGTTTTGTTAAAGTAGCAAGTGCCATGTATTCTCAAGGATTATAA
- a CDS encoding branched-chain amino acid aminotransferase: protein MNKEIDWKELGFSYIKADYSFISYYKDGKWDEGNLVTDDKITISQASTCLHYGQQCFEGLKAYRHKNGEICMFRPDENSKRLNRSCERILMPAVPEEFFIEACKKVVKANERFVPPYGSGATLYIRPYVIGIGDNIGVSPAKEYIFGIFVMPVGPYFKGGMSPVNFITSEYDRAAPMGTGSVKVGGNYAGSLMPHEEAVKQGYADCIYLDPATHTKIEEVGAANFFGITKDNVFVTPKSPSILQSITRKSLVHIAENYLGMKVEQRDVPIDSIEEFIEAGACGTAAVISPIGAVSHKGKKYVFYSETEVGEVTKKLYNTLTGIQTGDVEAPEGWIEKVNL from the coding sequence ATGAATAAAGAGATTGACTGGAAAGAATTGGGGTTTAGCTATATCAAGGCAGACTATAGTTTTATCTCATACTACAAAGATGGAAAATGGGACGAGGGAAATCTTGTGACAGATGACAAGATCACCATAAGCCAGGCTTCTACATGTCTTCACTATGGACAGCAGTGTTTCGAGGGATTAAAGGCCTACAGGCATAAAAATGGGGAAATATGCATGTTTAGACCTGACGAAAATTCCAAAAGACTCAATAGAAGCTGTGAAAGAATACTTATGCCTGCAGTACCAGAAGAATTTTTTATAGAGGCATGTAAGAAAGTGGTAAAGGCAAACGAAAGGTTTGTTCCTCCATATGGAAGTGGAGCTACCCTTTACATAAGACCTTATGTTATAGGTATAGGTGATAATATAGGAGTTTCTCCTGCTAAGGAATATATATTTGGTATTTTTGTAATGCCAGTGGGACCTTATTTCAAAGGCGGAATGAGCCCTGTTAATTTTATAACTTCAGAATATGACAGAGCGGCTCCTATGGGTACAGGTTCTGTAAAAGTAGGAGGAAACTACGCAGGAAGTTTGATGCCTCACGAGGAAGCGGTAAAACAGGGATACGCTGACTGTATATATTTAGATCCGGCCACACATACAAAAATTGAAGAGGTTGGAGCAGCAAATTTCTTTGGGATTACAAAGGATAATGTTTTTGTTACGCCGAAGTCACCTTCTATTTTACAGAGTATTACAAGAAAATCATTAGTACACATTGCAGAAAATTATCTCGGGATGAAGGTAGAGCAAAGAGACGTGCCTATAGACAGTATAGAGGAGTTTATAGAGGCTGGTGCCTGCGGGACAGCGGCTGTCATATCTCCTATCGGCGCAGTAAGCCACAAGGGGAAAAAATATGTTTTCTACAGTGAAACTGAAGTCGGAGAGGTCACTAAGAAATTATATAATACTCTTACTGGAATACAAACTGGAGATGTTGAGGCTCCTGAGGGTTGGATCGAAAAGGTAAACTTATAA